From the genome of Oceanidesulfovibrio indonesiensis, one region includes:
- the hypF gene encoding carbamoyltransferase HypF translates to MPTASSLARRRFVVTGQVQGVGFRPFVYRIAVERDLAGFVKNSPEGVVIEVTGPESVTESFRSALVNEVPPLARIVSLDDRIFEADAMPDDGFRILKSDTGEGHAVLISPDTATCADCLAEMNDPQDRRFLYPFTNCTNCGPRYTITRSIPYDRATTSMACFPLCEACAAEYEDPLNRRFHAQPNACPVCGPRIWLQDADGGSVCQGMDALRELARRLVAGEIAAIKGLGGFHLACDATNDTAVQLLRERKLRPHKPLAVMVPDIDAAAVYVHIDDDAKTVLTGAVRPIALLPRSKPRPESAPLAASIATDTDLVGVMLPYTPLHHVLFRFLKESGAGAFPALVMTSGNMSDEPIALGNREALDRLAHIADCFLLHDRDILIRTDDSVVMPLRPEDAAGQPEAASKHGPPLLYFRRARGYTPSPVDIQPLEHGAPVVLGAGPELKNTICLTKGAQAFLSQHIGDLENLETLGFFREITTHLQSILQVAPELVVHDLHPNFLATRWALEESGLPTMALQHHVAHIHAVLAEHRFRGAALGLALDGTGLGEDGTLWGGEAIFVDTGALAHERVAHFAPILLPGGDAAVKEPWRIAQSCLHALGITKPGTRPWPWLDEFGAMSSMLPQMLEKKINAPVTTSCGRLFDGVAAMLGIANTASYEGQAAIRLEGIQDSSETAAYACPMREDGALDTLALFIQVHADWEVGVPAGVISRRFHLGLIQGLAAWAAHHAQRLGVSNVALSGGVFQNRTIALGLPPALAARGLTPLRHGFVPPNDGCIALGQAAWGRLMLAKG, encoded by the coding sequence ATGCCCACCGCATCTTCTCTTGCCAGGCGCCGTTTCGTGGTCACGGGTCAGGTCCAGGGCGTGGGGTTCCGGCCGTTTGTCTACCGCATCGCCGTGGAACGCGACCTTGCCGGCTTCGTGAAAAACTCGCCCGAAGGCGTTGTCATCGAGGTGACCGGCCCCGAGTCCGTTACCGAATCCTTTCGCAGCGCGCTCGTCAACGAAGTGCCGCCGCTGGCGCGCATCGTCTCCCTGGATGATCGGATATTCGAGGCTGACGCCATGCCGGACGACGGATTCCGTATTCTCAAGAGCGATACTGGCGAGGGCCACGCCGTGCTCATCAGTCCGGACACCGCCACCTGTGCGGACTGTCTGGCCGAAATGAACGATCCGCAGGACCGCCGCTTTCTCTATCCGTTCACCAACTGCACCAACTGCGGGCCACGCTACACCATCACCCGCTCCATTCCGTACGACCGCGCCACCACGTCCATGGCCTGCTTTCCCCTGTGTGAGGCTTGCGCCGCCGAGTACGAGGACCCGCTGAACAGGCGGTTCCATGCCCAGCCCAACGCCTGCCCGGTGTGCGGACCTCGCATCTGGCTGCAGGATGCGGACGGGGGCTCGGTCTGCCAGGGCATGGACGCCCTGCGCGAGCTCGCCCGCAGGCTCGTTGCCGGCGAAATCGCGGCCATCAAGGGCCTGGGCGGCTTCCACCTGGCCTGCGACGCGACCAACGACACCGCCGTCCAACTGCTTCGCGAGCGCAAGCTCCGACCCCATAAACCCCTCGCGGTCATGGTTCCGGACATCGATGCCGCGGCGGTGTACGTGCACATCGACGATGACGCGAAAACCGTGCTCACCGGTGCGGTCCGGCCCATCGCCCTGCTGCCGCGATCGAAACCTCGACCCGAAAGCGCGCCCCTTGCCGCGTCCATCGCAACGGATACGGATCTCGTAGGCGTGATGCTGCCATACACGCCCCTGCACCACGTCCTTTTCAGATTTCTCAAAGAATCCGGCGCCGGCGCGTTTCCTGCGCTGGTCATGACCTCAGGCAACATGTCGGACGAGCCCATCGCTCTGGGCAACCGCGAGGCCCTGGACCGGCTCGCGCACATCGCGGATTGCTTCCTGCTCCACGACCGCGACATCCTCATCCGCACTGATGACTCTGTGGTCATGCCCCTGCGTCCCGAAGACGCCGCGGGCCAGCCGGAGGCAGCCAGTAAGCATGGCCCGCCGCTCCTGTACTTCCGCCGCGCGCGGGGCTACACCCCCTCGCCCGTGGACATCCAGCCGCTCGAACACGGCGCGCCCGTGGTGCTGGGCGCAGGCCCCGAGCTCAAGAACACCATCTGCCTCACCAAGGGAGCGCAGGCTTTTCTCAGCCAGCACATCGGCGATCTTGAAAATCTCGAAACCCTGGGATTCTTCCGGGAGATCACAACACATCTCCAGTCCATTCTCCAGGTCGCGCCGGAACTCGTGGTTCACGATCTCCATCCGAACTTCCTCGCCACCCGCTGGGCCCTGGAGGAATCCGGTCTGCCAACCATGGCGCTCCAGCACCATGTGGCGCATATTCACGCCGTGCTTGCCGAGCACCGTTTCCGCGGCGCGGCTCTCGGCCTGGCGCTGGACGGCACCGGCCTCGGCGAGGACGGCACACTCTGGGGCGGGGAGGCGATTTTTGTGGACACCGGGGCCCTTGCACACGAGCGCGTCGCGCATTTCGCGCCCATCCTGCTGCCGGGCGGCGACGCCGCCGTGAAGGAACCCTGGCGCATCGCCCAGAGTTGCCTGCACGCCCTCGGAATCACCAAGCCCGGAACGCGACCATGGCCATGGCTCGACGAGTTCGGCGCCATGAGCTCCATGCTCCCGCAGATGCTCGAAAAAAAGATCAACGCGCCTGTCACCACCAGTTGCGGCCGGCTCTTCGACGGCGTCGCCGCCATGCTCGGCATCGCCAACACCGCCAGCTACGAAGGCCAGGCCGCCATCCGGCTGGAAGGAATTCAGGATTCCTCCGAAACAGCCGCCTACGCCTGCCCCATGCGCGAGGACGGCGCGCTGGACACCCTCGCCCTCTTCATCCAGGTCCATGCCGATTGGGAGGTCGGGGTCCCTGCCGGAGTTATCAGCCGGCGTTTCCACCTCGGACTCATCCAGGGACTTGCCGCCTGGGCCGCGCACCACGCCCAGCGCCTCGGCGTCTCAAACGTGGCTCTCTCCGGCGGAGTGTTCCAGAACCGCACCATCGCCCTCGGGCTGCCCCCGGCTCTCGCCGCCCGCGGCCTCACCCCGCTCCGCCACGGCTTTGTCCCGCCCAACGACGGCTGCATCGCCCTGGGCCAGGCCGCCTGGGGCCGGCTCATGCTGGCGAAGGGCTAG
- a CDS encoding aminotransferase class I/II-fold pyridoxal phosphate-dependent enzyme, whose translation MEAPYSNSPEDAKADATGAAAPHGGRLLAVARERGVRPQDVLDFSNNTDVLAEPVSERLLAGADTDYRHYPEAEAPLLTAALARHEGVESSHILPTHGAAEAILVTLAGLRPRRVLLVGPIFSEYERTARALSIPVEIHPLDPDEDFALSKTALEAIRNRMAETGADAVVLCSPNNPTGQVYERLPELAASLRHAILLVDQAYRDLAQDEEDRPAPVASYTELAAAAGEGVAVCCIGSLTKTCACPGLRLGYVVGDEDLVRTIAALKPPWSVTALAQHAGALFLEHAAEYADSRRRMPALRGELAAALAALPGVARVLPSKTNFLCVRLADGLRAGDVARALEEKLILVRDCDDITGMAPGFLRIQVRTERDNERLVDALGDVLRPRA comes from the coding sequence ATGGAAGCACCCTACAGCAATTCACCGGAGGATGCCAAGGCCGACGCGACCGGCGCAGCTGCGCCCCATGGCGGCAGGCTTCTGGCCGTGGCTCGCGAACGCGGTGTCCGTCCGCAGGATGTGCTTGATTTCTCCAACAACACCGACGTGCTCGCCGAGCCTGTGAGCGAACGTCTCCTTGCCGGCGCGGACACGGATTACCGGCATTACCCGGAAGCGGAAGCTCCGCTGCTGACCGCTGCTCTGGCCCGGCACGAGGGCGTTGAGTCGTCGCATATCCTGCCCACCCACGGGGCGGCCGAAGCCATCCTCGTGACACTCGCCGGATTGCGCCCGCGCCGCGTGCTGCTCGTGGGGCCCATATTCTCCGAGTACGAACGCACGGCCCGCGCGTTGTCCATCCCGGTGGAAATTCACCCTCTCGACCCGGACGAGGACTTCGCTCTATCGAAAACCGCGCTCGAAGCCATACGCAACCGCATGGCCGAGACAGGAGCGGACGCCGTGGTCCTGTGCTCGCCGAACAACCCCACCGGCCAGGTGTACGAGCGCCTGCCTGAACTCGCGGCCTCGCTACGGCATGCAATTCTGCTGGTAGACCAGGCCTACCGCGACCTGGCGCAAGACGAGGAGGACCGTCCCGCCCCGGTGGCGAGCTATACCGAGTTGGCCGCCGCTGCCGGAGAAGGCGTGGCCGTTTGCTGCATCGGCTCCCTGACCAAGACCTGCGCCTGCCCGGGACTCAGGCTGGGGTACGTGGTGGGGGATGAGGACCTGGTGCGGACCATTGCCGCGCTCAAGCCCCCGTGGTCGGTCACGGCGCTGGCGCAGCATGCCGGCGCGCTTTTTCTGGAGCACGCCGCTGAGTACGCCGATTCGCGGCGCCGCATGCCCGCCTTGCGAGGGGAGCTCGCGGCTGCCCTGGCTGCGCTGCCCGGCGTGGCGCGGGTGCTGCCCTCCAAGACGAACTTCCTCTGTGTGCGGCTGGCGGACGGGCTGCGGGCAGGGGACGTGGCCCGGGCGCTGGAAGAGAAACTCATCCTCGTGCGCGACTGCGACGACATTACGGGCATGGCCCCGGGCTTCCTGCGCATCCAGGTACGGACAGAAAGAGATAATGAACGGCTTGTGGATGCGCTCGGAGATGTATTGCGGCCGCGAGCCTGA
- the metE gene encoding 5-methyltetrahydropteroyltriglutamate--homocysteine S-methyltransferase has product MQTHLLGFSRMGKLRELKRALETYWKGEIGAEELIATGQELRARHWKLQRGAGIELLPVGDFSCYDHMLDMTAALGAVPARYGAPDGGVDLDAYFQMARGGQGVPAMEMSKWFDTNYHYIVPELAPDQRFSVNVNKLLTEIEEAKQLGGPIKAVLPGPITFCTMSKSTDPGFDRFELLSAIVEAYEELLGQIGGQCDWIQLDEPVLAQELPDEVKGAFNNAYDALLKAASPAKAMLATYFGSIAHNLDELEDLPLHALHVDLVRAPGQLDAVLESLPKQTKLSLGVVNGRNIWKVDADKALEQIRQAVNTLGSDRIMLAPSCSLLHVPVDLEDEPELPTDIKRWMAFGVQKCQEVGKLAAAATGQDVATWLDENRAAWDSRRSDPALHRQDVRERIGSLSPTMYARPLPYAERRPAQRERLGLPLLPTTTIGSFPQTTDIRAARRDYKRGDLSEETYLQRMRDCIRGVVNRQEELGLDVLVHGEPERNDMVEYFGEQLDGFCFTNNGWVQSYGSRCVKPPVIYGDVARSKPMTVTWSEFAQSLTDKPMKGMLTGPVTILCWSFVRDDQPRSETCRQIALAIRDEVADLEQVGLGIIQVDEPALREGAPLRVSDWDEYFRWAVDCFRLAANVAAPETQIHTHMCYCDFNDIIEHIAAMDADVISLEASRSRMELLEAFRLFEYPNEVGPGIYDIHSPRVPSVDEMANLLRRAVAVLPVDRLWANPDCGLKTRGWEETTASLRNMVEAARIMRQELRP; this is encoded by the coding sequence ATGCAGACGCACTTGTTGGGGTTTTCCCGCATGGGGAAACTGCGGGAACTGAAACGGGCTCTGGAAACGTATTGGAAAGGCGAAATCGGAGCTGAGGAACTCATCGCCACAGGCCAGGAACTTCGGGCCAGACATTGGAAACTGCAACGCGGCGCAGGTATTGAGCTGCTGCCCGTGGGCGATTTCTCTTGCTACGATCACATGCTGGACATGACCGCCGCCCTGGGCGCCGTGCCCGCACGCTACGGCGCGCCTGACGGCGGCGTTGATCTGGATGCCTATTTCCAGATGGCCCGCGGCGGGCAGGGCGTACCGGCCATGGAGATGTCAAAGTGGTTCGACACCAACTACCATTACATCGTGCCCGAGCTTGCGCCGGACCAGCGCTTCTCCGTGAACGTAAACAAGCTGCTGACCGAAATCGAGGAGGCCAAACAGCTGGGCGGCCCGATCAAGGCCGTTCTTCCCGGCCCGATCACCTTTTGCACGATGTCCAAGTCGACTGATCCGGGCTTCGACCGTTTCGAACTGCTTTCGGCCATTGTCGAGGCGTATGAAGAGCTTTTGGGCCAAATCGGCGGGCAGTGCGACTGGATTCAGCTGGACGAGCCAGTTCTGGCCCAGGAACTGCCGGATGAGGTCAAAGGCGCGTTCAATAACGCATATGATGCACTGCTGAAGGCTGCGAGCCCGGCCAAGGCGATGTTGGCCACATACTTCGGCTCAATCGCGCACAACCTGGACGAACTCGAAGATTTGCCGCTCCACGCCCTGCATGTGGATCTGGTGCGCGCGCCCGGACAGCTTGACGCCGTGCTGGAGTCGCTTCCCAAACAGACAAAGCTCTCCCTGGGCGTGGTGAACGGCCGAAACATCTGGAAGGTCGATGCCGACAAGGCTTTGGAGCAGATACGACAAGCCGTAAACACGCTTGGATCGGACAGGATCATGCTCGCCCCGTCCTGCTCGCTGCTCCATGTGCCTGTTGACCTGGAGGACGAGCCCGAACTGCCCACAGACATCAAGCGCTGGATGGCCTTTGGCGTGCAGAAATGCCAGGAGGTCGGCAAGCTCGCCGCCGCGGCAACAGGCCAGGATGTGGCGACGTGGCTCGATGAAAACCGCGCAGCCTGGGACTCTCGCCGTTCCGACCCCGCATTGCACAGGCAGGACGTGCGCGAGCGGATCGGGTCCCTTTCCCCGACCATGTACGCCCGGCCGCTGCCTTACGCGGAACGCAGACCGGCACAGCGAGAGCGGCTGGGCCTCCCCCTGCTGCCAACCACGACCATCGGCTCCTTCCCCCAGACAACGGATATCCGCGCCGCACGGCGGGACTACAAGCGCGGTGATCTTTCGGAGGAGACGTATCTGCAGCGCATGCGCGACTGCATCCGGGGCGTGGTCAACCGCCAGGAAGAGCTTGGTCTGGATGTGCTCGTGCACGGCGAGCCGGAGCGTAACGACATGGTGGAGTACTTCGGCGAGCAGCTCGACGGCTTCTGCTTCACCAATAACGGCTGGGTGCAGAGCTACGGTTCCCGCTGTGTCAAGCCGCCGGTCATCTACGGCGATGTCGCCCGCAGCAAGCCCATGACCGTGACCTGGAGTGAGTTCGCCCAGTCCCTCACGGACAAGCCCATGAAGGGAATGCTCACTGGGCCTGTCACCATTCTGTGCTGGAGCTTTGTGCGCGACGACCAGCCGCGTAGCGAGACATGCCGGCAGATTGCCCTGGCCATCCGCGACGAGGTGGCTGATCTGGAGCAGGTAGGGCTCGGCATCATCCAGGTGGACGAGCCAGCCTTGCGCGAGGGCGCGCCCCTGCGGGTATCCGATTGGGACGAGTACTTCCGCTGGGCCGTGGATTGCTTCCGCTTGGCCGCCAACGTGGCCGCCCCGGAAACGCAGATTCATACGCACATGTGCTACTGCGACTTCAACGACATCATCGAGCATATCGCGGCCATGGACGCCGACGTTATCAGCCTGGAAGCCAGCCGCAGTAGAATGGAGCTGCTCGAAGCGTTCCGGTTGTTCGAGTACCCCAATGAGGTCGGTCCGGGCATCTACGACATCCACAGCCCGCGCGTTCCCAGTGTGGACGAAATGGCCAACCTGCTGCGCCGTGCGGTGGCGGTGCTGCCGGTGGATCGGCTGTGGGCGAATCCTGATTGCGGCCTCAAAACCCGCGGCTGGGAGGAAACCACTGCCTCCCTGCGCAACATGGTGGAAGCGGCGCGGATTATGCGCCAGGAGCTTCGTCCGTAA
- a CDS encoding zinc/iron-chelating domain-containing protein gives MAAKCAKEDPAICARCALTGPTCCTVAPGSEPNCFPVSEMEWERVLDYAGERGAFVREVNTQPFRNMVARLFPGERNHVETLFPHHKVHLRLATGTNGRCIFSSAGGCELPREARPYYCRLFPLWVYGERLTVFDAAGCVAVREGRGVRGVLSRLGTTESEVRSLFGRLRLAWGLDPGPGFPATT, from the coding sequence GTGGCCGCGAAATGCGCCAAGGAGGACCCCGCCATCTGCGCGCGTTGCGCCCTCACCGGGCCCACGTGCTGCACTGTTGCGCCCGGCAGCGAGCCGAACTGCTTTCCTGTATCCGAGATGGAATGGGAGCGTGTTCTGGACTATGCCGGCGAACGCGGGGCCTTTGTCCGGGAGGTGAACACCCAGCCGTTCCGGAACATGGTCGCGCGCCTTTTTCCCGGCGAGCGCAACCATGTCGAGACACTGTTTCCTCACCACAAGGTTCATCTGCGTCTGGCCACTGGCACAAACGGCCGGTGCATATTTTCCTCGGCCGGGGGCTGCGAGCTCCCGCGCGAGGCCCGGCCGTACTACTGCCGGCTCTTTCCCCTCTGGGTGTACGGCGAACGGCTCACGGTTTTCGATGCGGCCGGTTGTGTGGCCGTGCGCGAGGGCCGCGGCGTACGCGGCGTGCTGAGCCGGCTCGGTACGACGGAAAGCGAAGTGCGCAGTCTGTTCGGCCGGCTGCGGCTGGCGTGGGGCCTGGACCCCGGACCCGGATTCCCAGCCACTACGTAA